Proteins from one Ricinus communis isolate WT05 ecotype wild-type chromosome 9, ASM1957865v1, whole genome shotgun sequence genomic window:
- the LOC8282138 gene encoding protein AE7: MVSGLINPNPIVYQKKENRVRSARTDAAAADEYAVEPIDQQEIFDHIRDIKDPEHPYSLEELKVITEDAIEVDDKYSYIRVTFTPTVEHCSMATVIGLCLRVKLMRSLPSRYKVDIRVAPGTHATEAAVNKQLNDKERVAAALENPNLVDMVDECLAPSYS; the protein is encoded by the exons ATGGTTTCTGGGCTTATAAATCCCAATCCCATAGTttatcaaaagaaagagaatagGGTTCGAAGTGCCCGAACtgatgctgctgctgctgatgAGTATGCTGTTGAGCCCATTGATCAACAGGAAATTTTTG ATCATATTAGAGACATAAAAGACCCTGAGCATCCTTACTCTTTGGAAGAGCTCAAAGTCATTACAGAAGATGCAATTGAGGTTGATGATAAGTACAGTTACATCAG GGTGACGTTTACTCCAACAGTTGAACACTGTAGCATGGCAACTGTTATTGGTCTTTGCTTGCGAGTGAAACTCATGAGAAGCTTGCCTTCTCGTTACAAG GTGGATATAAGGGTGGCACCTGGAACCCATGCAACTGAAGCTGCAG TTAACAAACAGCTAAATGATAAAGAGCGGGTGGCGGCAGCATTGGAAAACCCAAACCTAGTGGATATGGTTGATGAATGCTTGGCTCCGTCTTATTCTTGA